A stretch of DNA from Candidatus Zixiibacteriota bacterium:
CATATTCTGTGATCATACCATTACAATTACATTATTTCATCGGCCCTATCGGCGCCACCACCCGCCCATATACTTCATTGAGCACCTGCGCCAGGCCGGTATAAATGGCCGAGAGGCCGCAGATTATTCCCTCATAACCGGCAATACGGGTGATGGCCTGATTTCCCGTGGCATCACCCAAGGCCAGAAGAAAGAACAGCAGTGTCAGCGAACCGAAAACAAATTGCAACGCCCGGTTCAATTTCAGCGTCCCGAAAAACATGACCAGCGTGAATAATCCCCAGATAAATAAATATGCCGCCATGGCATCTTTCCCCGGCGCCTCTCCCCAATTCATTTTGGGAAAAACCAGAAGCGCCACCAGCGATAGCCAGAAAAGGCCGTAGGAAGTGAAAGCGGTCGTCCCGAATGTATTCCCCTTCTTCCATTCCATTATTCCGGCGATCACCTGAGCCAGCCCGCCGTAGAATATCCCCATCCCCAAAATCATGGCGCTCATCCCGAAAAATCCGGCATTATGAATATTTAGGAGGACTGTAGTCATGCCGAATCCCAGAAGCCCCAGCGGCGCCGGATTGGCGGTAATATCTTTGGCTTTCATTGTTATTTCACCTGCCTGCTGCCTTAAATCTTCTGCCATAGCTGTTCCCTTATCAGGTTTGAGTGTTAATTTTGGTCGAGCTATCGGCCAATATATTGAATCGGTTTTCCATATGACAAGAAAAAAGTGCCTTTCTCACACAGACTCGAGTATATGCTTCCCTTATGAATAAGTTGACCGACCGCTTTTTGCTTTCGAAGATTATTTGCCGGACATTCATTTTGCCCTTGCATAATTGGCTTTTAAAATGTCATATTTTCTGATAATTGAAATCGGCCATCGGGATTTATGTCTTTGAGCTTGACTAAAATATTAAACTTTGTTATACAAATTCCGATAAAAGAGACCAACAATGTATTGAATTGGCCCTATTGGGAAACAGGTGGATGATAATCTTCAGAATGACTTTCGAAATGGGGATTCTACCTGATAACTGATAGAATGACCCGCGGACAGGCGGAAAATGAGATTCAACATAGTAACCAATCCAACCTTAGAATAGCTGGCAAGAATATTAACAAAATAGCTGAGGATATGATGAGAAAAGGAAAGCCCCAAAATCTGGCCATCGGCATAGCGGTGCTTTTCCTTTTGATGATTCTGATGCCGGTTGTCTCGGCCCGGTTCTATACCAATCAGGACATTAAAAAGGAATCGGCTAAATGCCTCGATTGCCATGATGATATGGCGACTTCGCTGATCGGTTCGGCGCACCAGATGGCCACCGACAAGACACTCAAAGCTGCCGTTGAGGTCGGCTGTATCGGCTGCCACGAGGGATGGGAGAAACATATTGATGAACCATCGGCAGAAAATATCACCAGTCTTCCCGGCCTGTCACTGGTCAGACAGGCGGAAATCTGCAGCGGCTGCCATGCCGATCCGCATCAATCGGGAGTGGTCGCCACCGACCCGCACTATCGGGCGAATGTTGCCTGTCTTTCGTGCCACACTATTCACAGTAACAAAAGCCGTGGTCTGGTCAAGGATGACGGCGAAAATTTCTGCGCCACCTGCCATACCACCGTCGCGGCCGAATTCAAACGGCGCTCCGTTCATCCGCTTGAATCCGGAAATATTCGCTGTACCGATTGCCATAAGCTGCAGTGCATGAATGACCCTTCCCTGACAGTAGGATTGGACTGGACCTGTCAGAATTGCCATTCGGAAAAAGCCGGGCCGTTCACTTATGAACATCCGGTCGCCTACAAGCATCTGGTCAACGGCGGCGGCTGCCCCGAATGCCATGAGCCGCACGGTTCGCCCAATGACAGACTTTTGATCCAGCCGGGAAGCGGGCTCTGCCGGCAGTGCCATGAGGTTCCGGCGGGGCATCGTGTGCAGCACAGTGGACTGGGCACCAAACTAGACTGCCTCTTTTGCCACAGCGAGATTCACGGTTCCTACGATAACAAAAAGCTTCTCGATCCCGACCTGGGAATAAAACTCTTCCCGGATTGCTATCAGTCCGGCTGTCATATTATCAATGATTGAGGAGGTCATGATGAAAAATCACAAAATGATTGTCGTGTTTATCTCCCTCCTCTGCTTATCCGGAATGGCCGCCGCGGTCAATAACGGCGGCGAGGTCAGGCTGGGATATACATTCGTTGACGAGGAGGGGAACCAGTCGGTCAACCAGCCGACCTTCAACTATTATCCGGGATTTCTGCTCTCGCTGGAGAAATTCCACTACAATTTCGCCAATGGGATGCGGCTGCGCGCCGACCTGAAAAATTTGACCCTGAATAATCGCAATCTGAGCCTGGGTCTGGGAAAAGCCGGCCTTTTCGGCATCGATATTAGTAACAACCAATACCGAAGGGTTTATGATTTTGACGGCAACAGTTTTACCCGCCGGCGTCAGACAGGCGGTTCGCTCTGGTTCTTTCCACACCGTTATCTGAAATTATTCGGCGGCGGATCCTTCAGCAATCTGGCCGGTTCGATAACCGACCTGTTCAATCCCGACGGGCCGGGCGCGGTCAAGAATATGGACTACGGCCTGAATACCTACCATGCCGGGATGAGATTCAATTTCCGGGGGAGGATGCTCCAGGCTGAATATCGCACCGCCGATTACACTGATAACAAGAATGCCGGCCGCGACCAGAAACGGTACAACATCAAACTGGATGCGTTGCTTCCGGTGCCGAAATATGAATGGATCGTTCTGACCGGCGGATTCCGCCATTTCGAGACCAAATACTCTAAAACAGAATTTAAAATCAGTTCTAACAGGCTCTGGGGTGGATCTACTGCCGCTCTTTCGGGGAATTTCTCCGCCAATTACAATTTCATTTTTGACCGAACCTCCTCCGACAGCGATATCATCGCCACCGACAATCTGGCTAACACTATCTACCTCAGCGCCATTTCGCCGGGACACGCCGGCCTGACAGTCGGCTATCAGAACGATATCAATGACGACTTCGCCAATGAAGTCCGGGCCAACTCCTTTTATGGTTCCGGCTGGTTCACTCCCGGCAGGAATTACGAATTTCGCGGGGAATTTGGAACGCGGGCGGAGAAAATCGAGGATGGCTGGAGATTGGTCGGTAGCGAAGATCGCAATCGATTCAAATTGTCAGGCAAATATTTTGATGCCGCTTATGGTTCTCTGGCCCTGAAATATGAGAACAAGCAGAGGGATAATGACCAGTTGGGTACCAGCGCCGATTTCAATCGCTTCGCCGCTGACGCCACGTTAAAATTGACC
This window harbors:
- a CDS encoding acetate uptake transporter — translated: MAEDLRQQAGEITMKAKDITANPAPLGLLGFGMTTVLLNIHNAGFFGMSAMILGMGIFYGGLAQVIAGIMEWKKGNTFGTTAFTSYGLFWLSLVALLVFPKMNWGEAPGKDAMAAYLFIWGLFTLVMFFGTLKLNRALQFVFGSLTLLFFLLALGDATGNQAITRIAGYEGIICGLSAIYTGLAQVLNEVYGRVVAPIGPMK
- a CDS encoding multiheme c-type cytochrome — translated: MMRKGKPQNLAIGIAVLFLLMILMPVVSARFYTNQDIKKESAKCLDCHDDMATSLIGSAHQMATDKTLKAAVEVGCIGCHEGWEKHIDEPSAENITSLPGLSLVRQAEICSGCHADPHQSGVVATDPHYRANVACLSCHTIHSNKSRGLVKDDGENFCATCHTTVAAEFKRRSVHPLESGNIRCTDCHKLQCMNDPSLTVGLDWTCQNCHSEKAGPFTYEHPVAYKHLVNGGGCPECHEPHGSPNDRLLIQPGSGLCRQCHEVPAGHRVQHSGLGTKLDCLFCHSEIHGSYDNKKLLDPDLGIKLFPDCYQSGCHIIND